A stretch of the Takifugu flavidus isolate HTHZ2018 chromosome 1, ASM371156v2, whole genome shotgun sequence genome encodes the following:
- the fmnl1b gene encoding formin-like protein 1 isoform X3: MNLPPDKVKILSQYDNDKKWDLICDQERFQAKNPPSAYLEKLRNSVDHGVGRKFKRRVQESTQILRELEISLRTNHIGWAQEFLNEENRGLDVLVEYLSVAVTHDVDTPDDVTPPPDRNKGLDKSVDDVSSASNSPSHTSRTNKTFTVRKTLRTSRVMSQTDDVHLCIMCLRAIMNYQTGFDLVMKHPRCVNEITLSLNNRNPRTKALVLELLAAVCLVRGGHDIILSAFDNFQEVCREKSRFEKLMEFFCREDRNLDFMVACMQFINIMVHSVENMNFRVHLQYQFTCHGLDEYLEKLKSTENDRLLVQIQAYLDNMFDVGALLEDAETKNALLEHMDELQEHNTQLSSRLQESEREAEEKVSELEKKLIQTTKEMELLKESLRESSCQVTLLKQREQEQELEHERERERERDRERRTQVLKELESSVQALVEQGLVQMRRSPSGHLDLQVVPIIQQVSQKAEDQVDSGPVTPPPSNQPAPLVEAPPPSAVAQPPPPPPPPPPPVCVPPPLLLPPAGGLTPAPGQVADGSSGPKKKAIQTKYRMPLLNWQVLAANQVTGTVFNELDDEHVLQELNMAEFEEQFKTKAQPPPVDAGTLRVKLSHKSPSKVSLMEPNRAKNLAITLRKEGTSAGDICSAIETYDLRALSLDFLELLERFIPTDYEMKLIQDFGQEGRAPDWLSEEERFMMRFGKIPRLPQHISALTFMGNFPESVRLIQPQLDALIAASMSVKSSGKLKKILEIVLAFGNYMNSSKRGLASGFRLQSLDLLLDTKSTDRKQTLLHFIANVIQERYPDVNNFYSELHFLDKAALGELANIPLMLACSTLACSERSWGLKNGGFCLRPVSLDSVLQDLRALQRGMELTRREFAAERENPVLRTFLSGNAELLVALAADGKTAQDVYESTVEYFGENCKTTPPSMFFPVFTRFIKAYKQAEMENQQRKQQKVLNLQAPTSPTKEDVSGNKIKLQQVDLIAELKRRQVSPQVREGKDGTIEDIITDLRNQPYRRADGGRRSAKWKAGQQLHVSSDISL; this comes from the exons ATGAATCTTCCACCAGACAAAGTGAAGATTCTCAGCCAGTACGACAACGACAAGAAGTGGGATCTGATCTGTGACCAG GAGAGGTTTCAAGCGAAGAATCCACCATCCGCATATTTGGAGAAGCTGAGGAATAGCGTGGATCATGGAGTCGGCCGGAAG TTTAAGAGACGCGTGCAGGAATCTACTCAGATCCTGAGAGAGCTGGAGATTTCCCTCAGGACCAATCATATCGG GTGGGCTCAGGAGTTTCTAAACGAAGAGAACCGAGGTCTAGATGTTCTGGTGGAATATCTGTCGGTCGCCGTCAC ACACGACGTCGACACGCCCGATGACGTCACGCCGCCCCCCGACAGAAACAAAGGTCTGGACAAATCCGTGGATGACGTGAGCAGTGCCAGtaactcaccctcacacacctccaGGACAAATAAGACCTTCACTGTCAG GAAAACGCTGCGCACGTCTCGCGTCATGAGCCAGACAGACGACGTTCACCTGTGCATCATGTGTTTGCGTGCCATCATGAACTACCAG ACGGGCTTCGACCTGGTGATGAAACATCCTCGCTGCGTTAACGAGATCACCCTCAGCCTTAACAACAGGAACCCGCG GACCAAAGCTCTGGTGCTGGAGCTCCTCGCCGCCGTTTGCCTGGTCAGAGGCGGCCATGACATCATCCTGTCCGCCTTCGACAACTTCCAAGAG gtgtgcAGAGAGAAAAGTCGCTTTGAGAAGCTGATGGAATTTTTCTGCAGGGAAGACCGAAACTTGGACTTCATG GTGGCGTGCATGCAGTTCATCAACATCATGGTCCACTCAGTGGAGAACATGAACTTCAGGGTTCACCTGCAGTACCAGTTCACCTGTCACGGGCTGGATGAGTACCTGGAG AAGCTGAAGTCGACCGAGAACGACAGGCTGCTGGTGCAGATTCAGGCCTACCTGGACAACATGTTTGATGTTGGAGCTCTGCTGGAGGACGCCGAGACCAAGAACGCTCTGCTGGAGCACATggatgagctgcaggagcacaacacacag CTGAGCTCCAGACTTCAGGAGAGTGAGAGGGAAGCTGAGGAGAAGGTGTCAGAGTTAGAGAAGAAGTTGATTCAGACCACAAAAGaaatggagctgctgaag GAGAGTCTTCGTGAGTCCTCCTGTCAGGTGACCCTCCTGAAGCAGCgagaacaagaacaagaactGGAACACGAGAGAGAACGAGAACGCGAGCGGGACAGAGAGCGGCGCACCCAGgtcctgaaggagctggagtCCAGTGTCCAGGCTCTGGTGGAGCAGGGCCTGGTCCAGATGAGGCGGTCGCCATCTGGACACCTGGACCTCCAGGTGGTCCCTATCATCCAGCAGGTTTCGCAGAAAG CTGAAGATCAAGTTGATTCAGGCCCAGTGACTCCGCCCCCTTCAAATCAACCTGCCCCCCTGGTggaagctcctcctccatcagcagtgGCGCAGCCgcctcccccacccccgccacctcctcctccagtctgcgttccccctccccttctgctgccccctgctggaggtcTGACCCCAGCACCCGGCCAGGTGGCTGATGGAAGTTCAG GTCCTAAGAAGAAAGCCATCCAAACCAAATACCGGATGCCGCTGTTGAACTGGCAGGTGCTGGCGGCGAACCAGGTGACCGGAACTGTCTTCAACGAGCTGGACGACGAGCACGTCCTCCAG GAGCTGAACATGGCCGAGTTTGAGGAGCAGTTCAAGACGAAggctcagcctcctcctgtggACGCCGGCACCCTCAGGGTCAAACTGTCCCACAAGAGTCCCAGTAAAGTGTCTCTGATGGAGCCAAACAGGGCCAAAAACCTGGCAATAACcctgaggaaggaaggaacgtCAGCGGGCGACATCTGCTCCGCCATCGAGAC GTACGACCTGCGAGCTCTGAGCCTGGACTTCCTGGAGCTCCTCGAGCGTTTCATCCCCACCGACTACGAAATGAAGCTGATCCAGGACTTCGGGCAGGAGGGCAGAGCGCCGGATTGGCTGAGCGAGGAGGAGCGCTTCATGATGCGCTTCGGGAAGATCCCGCGGCTGCCGCAGCACATCAGCGCCCTGACGTTCATGGGAAACTTCCCCGAGAGCGTCCGGCTCATCCAGCCG CAACTGGACGCTCTGATCGCCGCATCCATGTCCGTCAAATCCTCCGGcaaactgaagaaaatcctGGAG ATCGTTCTGGCTTTTGGAAACTACATGAACAGCAGCAAGCGAGGGCTGGCGTCCGGCTTCCGCCTGCAGAGTTTAGACCTG TTGTTGGACACTAAATCTACCGACCGGAAACAGACGCTGCTGCACTTCATCGCCAATGTCATCCAGGAGAGATACCCAGACGTGAACAACTTCTACTCTGAGCTGCACTTCCTGGACAAGGCGGCGCTGGGTGAGCTTGCAAATATTCCACTAATGTTAGCGTGTAGCACGTTAGCATGCTCTGAGAGAAGCTGGGGATTGAAAAACGGTGGGTTCTGTCTCCGTCCAGTGTCTCTTGACAGCGTCCTGCAGGACCTGCGAGCTCTGCAGCGAGGGATGGAGCTGACGAGGCGAGAGTTCGCCGCAGAGCGCGAAAATCCGGTTCTGCGCACGTTCCTGAGCGGCAACGCCGAGCTGCTCGTCGCTCTGGCGGCCGACGGGAAAACGGCCCAG GACGTTTACGAGTCCACCGTGGAGTACTTTGGCGAGAACTGTAAAACAACTCCGCCTTCCATGTTCTTCCCCGTGTTCACCAGGTTCATCAAGGCCTACAAG CAAGCGGAGATGgagaaccagcagaggaagcagcagaaggtcCTGAACCTCCAGGCTCCAACAAGTCCAACCAAAGAAGACGTCAGTGGGAACAAG ATCAAACTTCAGCAGGTGGACCTGATTgcagagctgaagaggaggcaggtgtctcctcaggtgagggaggggaaggaCGGCACCATTGAGGACATCATCACAG ATCTGAGGAATCAGCCATACAGACGGGCTGATGGAGGTCGACGCAGTGCCAAGTGGAAGGCGGGACAGCAGCTCCACGTGTCGTCTGACATCTCGCTGTGA